In a genomic window of Streptomyces pristinaespiralis:
- a CDS encoding DUF7144 family membrane protein: MTSSTRSTGTAHAGRASSAWATGGTIFAGVLLLMEGILNILSGIAAIAEDDVYTRVGDYVFKFNLTTWGWIHLILGIVVAVTGWGILRGAAWARGLGVGVAALVVVLQFMWLPYQPVWAVVSIAIGLFVIWALCTDQGRRSQDGTSAH, translated from the coding sequence ATGACCAGCAGCACCCGAAGCACCGGGACCGCGCACGCGGGACGCGCCTCCTCCGCGTGGGCCACCGGCGGAACGATCTTCGCCGGTGTCCTGTTGCTGATGGAAGGCATCCTCAACATCCTCTCCGGAATCGCCGCGATCGCGGAGGACGACGTCTACACCCGCGTCGGCGACTACGTCTTCAAGTTCAACCTCACCACTTGGGGCTGGATCCACCTGATCCTGGGCATCGTGGTGGCCGTCACCGGCTGGGGCATCCTGCGGGGTGCGGCCTGGGCGCGGGGCCTCGGTGTCGGGGTGGCCGCGCTGGTCGTCGTCCTCCAGTTCATGTGGCTGCCGTACCAGCCGGTCTGGGCCGTGGTGTCCATCGCGATCGGCCTGTTCGTCATCTGGGCGCTGTGCACCGATCAGGGCCGCAGGTCTCAGGACGGCACGTCCGCGCACTGA
- a CDS encoding glycoside hydrolase family 3 protein, giving the protein MHDRNLSRRTLLTATAVAAGAVATTALPALAAPTAVSSGTKDRLKRLISRMSIEEKVGQLFVMRVYGHSATDPDQADIDLNLEEMGVRNAAELIAEYHVGGIIYFAWAHNTRDPEQIAGLSNGIQRAALDQRNPVPLLISTDQEHGIVARVGKPATLMPGAMALGAGGSASAARRAAQIAGGELAAMGIVQNYAPVADVNINPANPVIGVRSFGADPAAVARMVAAQVKGYQSAGIAATSKHFPGHGDTTVDSHTGIPVITHTRQEWEEIDAPPFRAAIAAGIDSIMTAHIQFPALDASNDPATLSRPILTGILREELGYDGVVVTDALNMEGVREKYGDHRVPVLALLAGVDQLLNPPDLAVAWNGVLDAVRSGEITEDRLDESILRIFLLKEKLGLFRDPFVPQREVGRRVGTPAHLAAADRIAERTTTLLTNPDGLLPLSRRSHREVLVVGADPASPSGTTGPPTAVLAAAFGEVGFTATALSTGTAPSSAKITEAVAAAQGKDVVVVGTYNVSATSSQRTLVARLVATGVPVVALAIRNPYDIARLDGVAAALAAYSWTDVEMRAAVRVIAGHADPRGRLPVPVQRADDPSQVLFPVGHGLSYP; this is encoded by the coding sequence GTGCACGACCGGAACCTCTCCAGACGCACTCTTCTCACCGCGACCGCCGTCGCCGCGGGCGCCGTCGCCACGACCGCGCTACCCGCCCTCGCGGCACCCACGGCCGTTTCCAGCGGCACCAAGGACCGGCTCAAGCGGCTCATCTCGAGGATGAGCATCGAGGAGAAGGTCGGCCAGCTCTTCGTGATGCGGGTCTACGGGCACTCCGCCACCGACCCCGACCAGGCCGACATCGACCTCAACCTCGAAGAGATGGGCGTGCGCAACGCCGCCGAGCTCATCGCCGAGTACCACGTCGGCGGGATCATCTACTTCGCGTGGGCGCACAACACCCGTGATCCGGAGCAGATCGCCGGCCTGTCCAACGGCATCCAGCGGGCCGCGCTCGACCAGCGGAACCCGGTACCGCTGCTCATCTCGACCGACCAGGAGCACGGCATCGTCGCCCGCGTCGGCAAGCCGGCGACGCTGATGCCGGGGGCGATGGCCCTCGGCGCCGGCGGATCCGCGTCCGCCGCCCGCAGGGCGGCGCAGATCGCGGGCGGCGAGCTCGCCGCGATGGGCATCGTCCAGAACTACGCCCCCGTCGCCGATGTGAACATCAACCCCGCCAACCCGGTCATCGGCGTGCGGTCCTTCGGCGCCGATCCGGCCGCGGTCGCCCGGATGGTCGCCGCGCAGGTCAAGGGCTACCAGAGCGCGGGCATCGCGGCGACGTCGAAGCACTTCCCCGGACACGGCGACACCACCGTCGACAGCCACACCGGCATCCCGGTGATCACCCACACCCGCCAGGAGTGGGAGGAGATCGACGCACCGCCGTTCAGGGCCGCCATCGCCGCCGGCATCGACTCGATCATGACGGCGCACATCCAGTTCCCGGCGCTGGACGCCAGCAACGACCCGGCGACGCTGTCCCGGCCCATCCTCACCGGCATCCTCCGCGAGGAGCTGGGCTACGACGGCGTGGTGGTCACGGACGCACTCAACATGGAGGGCGTACGGGAGAAGTACGGCGACCACAGGGTGCCGGTGCTCGCCCTGCTCGCCGGCGTGGACCAGCTGCTCAACCCGCCGGACCTGGCGGTCGCCTGGAACGGCGTGCTGGACGCGGTCAGGAGCGGCGAGATCACGGAGGACAGGCTCGACGAATCGATCCTGCGGATCTTCCTGCTCAAGGAGAAGCTCGGCCTCTTCCGCGACCCGTTCGTCCCCCAGCGGGAGGTGGGGCGCAGGGTGGGCACCCCGGCGCATCTCGCCGCCGCCGACCGGATCGCCGAGCGGACCACCACCCTGCTCACCAACCCGGACGGGCTGCTGCCGCTCAGCCGCCGCAGTCACCGCGAGGTCCTGGTCGTCGGCGCCGATCCGGCGTCGCCCAGCGGCACCACGGGGCCGCCGACGGCCGTACTCGCCGCCGCCTTCGGCGAGGTGGGCTTCACGGCCACGGCCCTGTCGACCGGTACCGCCCCCAGCAGCGCGAAGATCACGGAGGCGGTCGCCGCGGCGCAGGGCAAGGACGTGGTCGTCGTCGGCACGTACAACGTCTCCGCGACCAGCTCCCAGCGCACGCTCGTGGCCCGGCTGGTGGCGACCGGTGTGCCCGTGGTCGCGCTCGCCATCCGCAATCCGTACGACATCGCCAGGCTCGACGGGGTCGCGGCCGCCCTGGCGGCCTACTCGTGGACCGATGTCGAAATGCGGGCCGCGGTACGGGTGATCGCGGGCCACGCCGACCCACGGGGCCGTCTTCCGGTGCCGGTGCAACGGGCCGACGACCCGTCACAGGTGCTGTTCCCGGTCGGCCACGGGCTGTCGTACCCGTAG
- a CDS encoding EamA family transporter — protein sequence MRPAHIALAALVAAVWGVNFVVIEVGLDHFPPLLFSALRFLAAALPAVFFVGRPKVAWKWIVAVGLVLGVAKFGLLFTGMDLGAPAGLSSLVLQVQAVFTAVFAFAALGERPGRVRVAGMAVALAGIAVAAVDEGASGPLSGFLLVVAAAACWGVSNVLTRKAAPPDALNFMVWVSTVPVLPLLGLSLLLEGADRDLAALRSLDWTGVGVVLYVAWVTTIFGFGAWGLLLRRHPASSVAPFSLLVPVFGMSSAYLFLGEPVGPLRWCAAALLVGGVALTSLPGRRRARPGTQRREPLTSART from the coding sequence ATGCGCCCCGCCCACATCGCCCTCGCCGCACTGGTCGCCGCCGTCTGGGGAGTCAACTTCGTCGTCATCGAGGTCGGCCTCGACCATTTCCCGCCGCTGCTCTTCTCCGCTCTGCGGTTCCTGGCCGCGGCGCTCCCCGCGGTCTTCTTCGTCGGCCGGCCGAAGGTCGCCTGGAAGTGGATCGTCGCGGTCGGTCTGGTCCTGGGAGTCGCCAAGTTCGGGCTGCTGTTCACGGGCATGGACCTGGGCGCACCCGCCGGCCTCTCGTCCCTGGTCCTCCAGGTCCAGGCGGTGTTCACGGCCGTCTTCGCCTTCGCCGCGCTCGGTGAACGGCCGGGACGGGTACGGGTCGCCGGGATGGCCGTGGCCCTGGCGGGCATCGCGGTCGCCGCCGTCGACGAGGGTGCCTCCGGCCCGCTGTCCGGGTTCCTCCTGGTCGTCGCCGCGGCCGCCTGCTGGGGCGTCTCCAACGTCCTGACCCGCAAGGCCGCGCCGCCCGACGCGCTGAACTTCATGGTGTGGGTCAGCACCGTTCCCGTCCTGCCCCTGCTCGGCCTCTCCCTCCTCCTGGAAGGAGCCGACCGTGACCTGGCCGCGCTGCGCTCCCTGGACTGGACGGGCGTCGGAGTCGTCCTCTACGTCGCCTGGGTCACCACGATCTTCGGCTTCGGCGCCTGGGGGCTGCTGCTCCGCCGCCACCCGGCCTCCTCCGTGGCCCCGTTCTCCCTCCTCGTCCCCGTCTTCGGGATGTCCTCCGCGTACCTCTTCCTCGGCGAACCGGTCGGCCCGCTGCGCTGGTGCGCGGCGGCCCTGCTGGTCGGCGGCGTCGCGCTGACGTCCCTGCCCGGCCGCCGAAGGGCGCGGCCGGGCACGCAGCGCCGAGAACCGCTGACGTCCGCTCGTACCTGA
- a CDS encoding ion channel protein yields MTREASPGPSAAGPSETGVRTSAARVLLPLVLPALLIGVVSSLVLIGVSDAAEQLQHWLWDTLPGWWGVSGRSAGWTLAVLTAAGLATGLLVWRFPGRTGPDPATRGLVDPPLPVRILPGLLLAVVVTLAGGVSLGPENPITSINIALACALGMRAAPRTPTAVWVSLAAAGTVGALFGTPVAAALILSEIQAGPDPRPLWDRLFAPLVAAGAGALTTVLLAEPMLSVQVDPYRGPRTIDAVSAMAVATAAAVVAMAAVYAFPHVHRLFHRLGHPVLMLTAGGLVLGALGALGGQLTLFKGLEQMRELTAHPEDHTAAGLALLALVKLAALVVAASCGFQGGRIFPAVFVGVALGMLAHALVDAVPMALATGAAVLGVLVAVTRQGWLSLFMAAALVADPRLLPLLCMAILPAWLIVTGRPEMQIRDTEEQAGTLPGHAGRA; encoded by the coding sequence ATGACGCGCGAAGCATCCCCGGGGCCTTCCGCGGCCGGCCCTTCCGAGACCGGTGTCCGGACGTCGGCTGCCCGCGTCCTCCTGCCCCTGGTCCTGCCGGCGCTGCTCATCGGGGTCGTGTCCAGCCTCGTGCTGATCGGCGTGAGCGACGCCGCGGAACAGCTCCAGCACTGGTTGTGGGACACCCTCCCCGGGTGGTGGGGCGTCTCGGGCAGGTCGGCCGGCTGGACCCTCGCCGTGCTCACCGCGGCCGGTCTCGCCACGGGCCTGCTCGTCTGGAGGTTCCCCGGCCGCACCGGTCCCGACCCGGCGACGCGCGGTCTGGTCGACCCGCCACTGCCGGTGCGGATCCTGCCCGGCCTGCTGCTCGCCGTCGTCGTCACCCTGGCCGGCGGGGTGAGCCTCGGACCGGAGAACCCGATCACGTCGATCAACATCGCGCTCGCCTGCGCGCTGGGCATGAGGGCGGCGCCCCGTACCCCCACCGCCGTCTGGGTCTCGCTCGCGGCAGCGGGTACCGTCGGCGCGCTGTTCGGCACGCCGGTCGCTGCCGCCCTCATCCTCTCCGAGATCCAGGCCGGGCCCGATCCGCGGCCCCTGTGGGACCGGCTCTTCGCGCCGCTCGTGGCCGCCGGAGCGGGAGCGCTGACGACGGTGCTGCTCGCGGAGCCGATGCTGAGCGTCCAGGTCGACCCGTACCGCGGCCCGAGGACGATCGACGCGGTGTCCGCCATGGCCGTGGCCACCGCCGCGGCCGTCGTCGCGATGGCCGCCGTGTACGCCTTCCCGCACGTCCACCGCCTGTTCCACCGGCTGGGGCACCCCGTGCTGATGCTGACCGCCGGCGGTCTGGTGCTGGGCGCGCTGGGCGCGCTCGGCGGGCAGCTGACCCTGTTCAAGGGCCTGGAGCAGATGCGGGAGCTGACCGCCCACCCGGAGGACCACACGGCGGCCGGTCTCGCGCTGCTCGCGCTGGTGAAGCTGGCCGCGCTCGTCGTCGCCGCCTCGTGCGGCTTCCAGGGCGGCCGGATCTTTCCCGCCGTGTTCGTGGGCGTGGCCCTCGGGATGCTCGCCCACGCCCTCGTCGACGCGGTGCCGATGGCTCTGGCGACGGGGGCCGCCGTCCTCGGTGTGCTGGTGGCCGTCACCCGCCAGGGCTGGCTGAGCCTCTTCATGGCCGCCGCCCTGGTCGCCGACCCGCGCCTGCTGCCGCTGCTGTGTATGGCGATCCTTCCGGCATGGCTGATCGTCACCGGGCGCCCCGAGATGCAGATCCGCGACACGGAGGAGCAGGCAGGGACCTTGCCCGGGCACGCCGGGCGGGCTTAG
- a CDS encoding DUF6058 family natural product biosynthesis protein, whose translation MYEREIAARFREVNGDHPMSPADDAYVTAQFAVLDDLCPVSGHDPGAVRLMMLAGLLPLPGYLRSDGAEMVPKDLFAPAQAAGGPEKLEAWFVAHWADPVAGRQEWEAYLSGRYVCLHSVTPATIQRKERLTAEITAAPYDPDAGSPRWSARLHAAIDELDALEPAFTPYDRLRFGGPTSRDLCIDAMRARYPRDPATARER comes from the coding sequence ATGTACGAGCGAGAGATCGCCGCCCGGTTCCGCGAGGTCAACGGCGACCATCCGATGTCGCCCGCCGACGACGCCTACGTGACCGCGCAGTTCGCCGTGCTGGACGACCTGTGCCCGGTCTCCGGCCACGACCCCGGCGCCGTACGGCTGATGATGCTGGCCGGGCTGCTGCCGCTGCCCGGCTATCTGCGTTCCGACGGCGCCGAGATGGTCCCGAAGGACCTCTTCGCACCGGCACAGGCGGCCGGCGGTCCGGAGAAGCTCGAGGCCTGGTTCGTCGCGCACTGGGCCGATCCGGTGGCCGGACGCCAGGAGTGGGAGGCGTACCTGAGCGGCCGCTACGTGTGCCTGCACTCCGTCACCCCGGCGACGATCCAGCGCAAGGAGCGGCTGACCGCCGAGATCACCGCGGCACCGTACGACCCGGACGCCGGCTCGCCCCGGTGGTCGGCGAGGCTGCACGCCGCCATCGACGAACTGGACGCCCTGGAGCCGGCGTTCACTCCCTACGACCGGCTCCGCTTCGGCGGTCCGACCTCCCGGGACCTCTGCATCGACGCGATGCGCGCCCGCTACCCGCGTGACCCGGCTACTGCCAGGGAACGGTGA
- a CDS encoding sugar phosphate isomerase/epimerase family protein has product MKFAFSTLGVPGRPLTEVARLAADSGYQGVELRAHPEEPVHPGIGTTERAEAVREFERAGVEILTVAGYARIAAAGDDKPVIKEMEDLSRLAKDLGAPFVRVFPGGGDQDPERADAIAARRLGAAVETAADLGVRILLETHDSHRTGADVTRVLGLVGHKHAGALWDVMHPWLGGERPAATHAALSPFLGYVQVKDVASREDLTPLPLGQGALPLGECLALTDPDGWVCWEYEKRWYPTAAELPGLLTAGREHLLSLIRTA; this is encoded by the coding sequence ATGAAGTTCGCCTTCTCGACCCTCGGCGTGCCGGGCAGGCCGCTGACGGAGGTGGCACGGCTCGCCGCCGACAGCGGATACCAGGGCGTGGAGCTTCGCGCCCATCCGGAGGAGCCCGTGCACCCGGGCATCGGCACGACCGAACGGGCGGAGGCGGTCAGGGAGTTCGAGCGCGCGGGCGTCGAGATCCTCACCGTCGCCGGGTACGCGCGGATCGCCGCGGCGGGTGACGACAAGCCGGTGATCAAGGAGATGGAGGATCTCAGCCGGCTCGCCAAGGACCTCGGGGCGCCGTTCGTCCGGGTGTTCCCCGGCGGCGGGGACCAGGACCCGGAGCGGGCCGACGCGATCGCCGCCCGCAGGCTCGGTGCCGCCGTGGAGACCGCCGCCGACCTCGGTGTGCGGATCCTGCTGGAGACGCACGACTCGCACCGTACGGGCGCCGACGTCACCCGGGTGCTGGGCCTGGTCGGCCACAAGCACGCCGGGGCACTGTGGGACGTGATGCACCCGTGGCTGGGCGGCGAGCGGCCGGCGGCGACGCACGCGGCGCTGAGCCCCTTCCTCGGGTACGTCCAGGTCAAGGACGTGGCCTCGCGCGAGGACCTGACGCCGTTGCCGCTGGGGCAGGGCGCGCTGCCGCTCGGGGAGTGCCTCGCGCTCACGGACCCGGACGGATGGGTGTGCTGGGAGTACGAGAAGCGGTGGTATCCGACCGCCGCGGAGCTGCCGGGCCTGCTCACGGCGGGCCGGGAACATCTGCTCTCACTGATCCGAACGGCGTGA
- a CDS encoding LacI family DNA-binding transcriptional regulator, which yields MTVTLADVAARARVSPATVSRVLNGNYPVAASTRERVLRAVDELDYVLNGPASSLAAATSDLVGILVNDIADPFFGIMAGAAQTEIGGQEGTGRAGGEKLAVVCNTGGSPERELTYLTLLQRQRAAAVILTGGALEDPDHIAAMTAKLNRLADAGTTVVLCGRPPLPGSDAVVASLAFDNRGGGRRLTEHLLTLGHRRIGYVAGPVERTTTRHRLEGHRAAMAAAGLGGDAAEQERLTVHGPYDRRSGYDATLELLRRDPDLTAVVAANDTVALGACAALRDQGLRIPHDISVAGFDDLPFSVDAVPALTTVRLPLFEAGARAGRLAMGNEAPPPGGIASIAAELMARDSTAPPRA from the coding sequence ATGACAGTCACCCTGGCGGATGTGGCGGCCCGCGCCCGGGTGTCCCCGGCGACCGTCTCCCGCGTACTGAACGGCAACTATCCGGTCGCCGCGTCGACGCGGGAGCGCGTGCTGCGAGCGGTGGACGAGCTCGACTACGTCCTCAACGGCCCGGCGAGCTCACTCGCCGCCGCCACGTCCGACCTCGTCGGCATCCTCGTCAACGACATCGCCGACCCCTTCTTCGGGATCATGGCCGGAGCGGCGCAGACGGAGATCGGCGGGCAGGAGGGAACGGGCCGGGCGGGCGGCGAGAAGCTCGCCGTGGTCTGCAACACCGGCGGTTCGCCCGAGCGCGAACTGACGTATCTCACCCTGCTCCAGCGCCAGCGCGCCGCCGCCGTGATCCTCACCGGCGGCGCCCTGGAGGACCCCGACCACATCGCCGCCATGACGGCGAAGCTCAACAGGCTCGCGGACGCCGGGACCACGGTCGTGCTGTGCGGCCGCCCGCCGCTGCCCGGCAGCGACGCCGTCGTCGCCTCGCTCGCCTTCGACAACCGCGGCGGCGGACGGCGGCTCACCGAGCACCTCCTCACGCTCGGTCACCGCCGCATCGGCTACGTCGCCGGACCCGTGGAACGCACCACGACCCGCCACCGGCTGGAAGGCCACCGCGCGGCGATGGCCGCGGCCGGGCTCGGCGGGGACGCGGCGGAGCAGGAACGGCTCACGGTGCACGGCCCCTACGACCGCCGGTCCGGCTACGACGCCACCCTCGAACTGCTGCGCAGGGACCCGGACCTGACGGCCGTCGTCGCCGCGAACGACACCGTCGCACTGGGCGCGTGCGCGGCGCTGCGGGACCAGGGCCTGCGGATTCCGCACGACATCTCGGTCGCGGGCTTCGACGACCTGCCGTTCTCCGTGGACGCGGTGCCCGCGCTCACGACCGTCCGGCTCCCGCTCTTCGAGGCGGGGGCCCGCGCCGGCCGGCTGGCGATGGGCAACGAGGCGCCGCCGCCGGGGGGCATCGCCTCGATCGCGGCGGAACTGATGGCCCGCGACTCGACGGCGCCACCGCGGGCGTGA
- a CDS encoding bifunctional helix-turn-helix transcriptional regulator/GNAT family N-acetyltransferase, translated as MPIQEIRAFNRFYTNLIGALDYGKHLYTPYTLTESRVLYELAHSARTDAADLRGELSIDAGYLSRLLAKFERDGLVARAPSERDPRRQRITLTDRGRKAAALLDERSRQAVGALVVDMPERDRDRLAEALGTVRELLSQVRPGSAAEPVLRDPAPGDLGWIVQRHGALYAAEYGWDAGFEGLVARIVADFAPEHDPRLERVWIAELDGRPVGSVMCVRDDEPDTARLRLLLVEPEARGHGLGDRLVRTAVDFARDAGYRDMVLWTNDVLTAARRIYRRAGFTLVAEKPHRSYGADLVGQDWRLSLEEGTDR; from the coding sequence ATGCCGATACAAGAGATCCGCGCGTTCAACCGCTTCTACACCAACCTCATCGGCGCGCTCGACTACGGGAAGCATCTGTACACGCCGTACACGCTCACCGAGTCCCGTGTCCTGTACGAGCTCGCCCACAGCGCCCGGACCGACGCCGCCGACCTGCGGGGCGAGCTGTCGATCGACGCCGGGTACCTGAGCCGGCTGCTCGCGAAGTTCGAGCGCGACGGGCTCGTCGCCCGCGCCCCCTCCGAGCGTGATCCACGCCGCCAGCGGATCACGCTCACCGACCGCGGCAGGAAGGCCGCCGCGCTGCTCGACGAACGGTCCCGGCAAGCCGTCGGCGCGCTGGTCGTCGACATGCCGGAGCGGGACAGGGACAGGCTCGCGGAGGCGCTGGGCACCGTACGGGAGCTGCTGTCGCAGGTCAGGCCCGGCTCCGCCGCCGAGCCCGTCCTGCGGGATCCCGCCCCCGGCGACCTGGGGTGGATCGTCCAGCGGCACGGCGCACTCTACGCCGCCGAGTACGGGTGGGACGCGGGCTTCGAGGGCCTGGTGGCCCGGATCGTCGCCGACTTCGCGCCGGAGCACGACCCCCGCCTCGAGCGTGTGTGGATCGCCGAGCTGGACGGGCGACCGGTCGGCTCGGTGATGTGCGTACGCGACGACGAGCCCGACACCGCCCGGCTGCGGCTGCTGCTGGTCGAGCCCGAGGCGCGCGGGCACGGCCTCGGCGACCGGCTGGTGCGCACCGCCGTGGATTTCGCGCGCGATGCCGGGTACCGGGACATGGTGTTGTGGACCAACGACGTACTGACCGCGGCCCGCCGGATCTACCGGCGTGCCGGGTTCACGCTCGTCGCCGAGAAGCCGCACCGCTCGTACGGAGCGGACCTGGTCGGCCAGGACTGGCGGCTCTCACTGGAGGAAGGAACGGATCGATGA
- a CDS encoding LysR family transcriptional regulator yields MLDLGRLRALHAVSVHGTVGAAAAALGYTPSAVSQQIAKLERETRTTLLEREGRGVRLTDEARQLASTAQQLLSLVEEAEVRLEERRGEPAGRLSIACFASASRGLMPYVLADLARRHPDLDARLHEVDPHLSVDLVARGAIDLAVAHDWDIAPLPTPQGVEQAVIGDDMCDVLVPAGHALAAADSVRREDLKDERWITQPPGTVCHDWLLRTLRAAGCEPLIAHQAEENHTQVALVAAGLGIALVPRLGRGVLPPEVVAVRLAPVPTRRLHALWRTGAARRPAITETVRTLQKLWLEVSAR; encoded by the coding sequence ATGCTCGACCTCGGCCGGCTGCGCGCGCTGCACGCCGTCTCCGTCCACGGCACAGTGGGCGCCGCGGCGGCCGCGCTCGGCTACACGCCGTCCGCGGTCTCCCAGCAGATCGCCAAACTGGAGCGGGAGACCCGCACCACGCTCCTCGAGCGCGAGGGCAGGGGCGTCCGGCTGACCGACGAGGCCAGGCAACTCGCATCGACGGCGCAGCAGTTGCTCTCCCTGGTCGAGGAGGCCGAGGTGCGCCTCGAGGAGCGTCGCGGCGAGCCGGCCGGGCGGCTCTCGATCGCCTGTTTCGCCAGCGCCTCCCGCGGACTGATGCCGTACGTCCTCGCCGACCTCGCCCGCCGCCATCCCGATCTGGACGCCCGTCTTCACGAGGTGGACCCGCACCTGTCCGTCGATCTAGTCGCCCGCGGCGCGATCGACCTGGCCGTGGCGCACGACTGGGACATCGCCCCGCTGCCGACCCCGCAGGGCGTCGAGCAGGCGGTCATCGGCGACGACATGTGCGACGTGCTGGTCCCGGCCGGCCACGCCCTGGCCGCCGCCGACTCCGTGCGGCGCGAGGACCTCAAGGACGAGCGCTGGATCACCCAGCCGCCCGGCACGGTCTGCCACGACTGGCTGCTGCGGACCTTGCGGGCGGCCGGGTGCGAGCCGCTGATCGCCCATCAGGCCGAGGAGAACCACACGCAGGTGGCCCTGGTGGCCGCCGGGCTCGGCATCGCGCTGGTGCCCCGGCTCGGCCGTGGGGTGCTGCCGCCCGAGGTCGTGGCCGTACGGCTGGCGCCGGTGCCGACGCGACGACTGCACGCCCTGTGGCGCACGGGGGCGGCGAGACGGCCCGCGATCACCGAGACGGTGCGGACACTGCAGAAGCTGTGGCTGGAGGTCTCCGCGCGCTGA
- a CDS encoding Gfo/Idh/MocA family protein: MTRRTVRIAMNGVTGRMGYRQHLVRSILAIREQGGLDLGGGDVLWPEPVLVGRREHALREIAERHGITEVSTDLDAVLADESIDIYFDAQVTSARVGALKKAIAAGKHLYTEKPTATDLAGALELARVAQDKGIKHGVVQDKIFLPGLLKLKRLIDGGFFGQILSVRGEFGYWVFEGDWQEAQRPSWNYRSEDGGGITVDMFPHWEYVLHELFGRVTSVSAQVATHVPQRWDEQGKPYAATADDAAYGTFQLEGGAIAQINSSWTVRVNRDELVEFQVDGTHGSAVAGLRNCRAQHRSATPKPVWNPDLPVTESFRDQWQEVPDNTDFDNGFKAQWELFLRHVVLDEPYHWDLMAGARGVQLAELGLRSSAEGRRLEVPELSL; the protein is encoded by the coding sequence GTGACACGCAGGACAGTGCGGATCGCCATGAACGGCGTCACAGGGCGGATGGGCTACCGCCAGCACCTGGTGCGCTCCATCCTGGCGATCCGTGAGCAGGGCGGTCTCGACCTCGGCGGCGGCGACGTGCTCTGGCCGGAGCCGGTACTCGTCGGCCGTCGCGAGCACGCACTGCGCGAGATCGCGGAGCGGCACGGAATCACCGAGGTCTCGACCGACCTCGACGCCGTCCTCGCCGACGAGAGCATCGACATCTACTTCGACGCCCAGGTCACCTCCGCCCGCGTCGGCGCGCTGAAGAAGGCGATCGCGGCCGGAAAGCACCTCTACACCGAGAAGCCGACCGCCACCGACCTGGCAGGCGCGCTGGAGCTCGCCCGCGTCGCACAGGACAAGGGCATCAAGCACGGCGTCGTACAGGACAAGATCTTCCTGCCGGGACTGCTGAAGCTGAAGCGCCTGATCGACGGCGGCTTCTTCGGGCAGATCCTGTCCGTGCGCGGCGAGTTCGGCTACTGGGTCTTCGAGGGCGACTGGCAGGAGGCGCAGCGCCCCAGCTGGAACTACCGCAGCGAGGACGGCGGCGGCATCACCGTCGACATGTTCCCGCACTGGGAGTACGTGCTGCACGAGCTGTTCGGCCGCGTCACCTCCGTCAGCGCGCAGGTCGCCACCCACGTCCCGCAGCGCTGGGACGAGCAGGGCAAGCCCTACGCGGCGACCGCCGACGACGCGGCGTACGGCACCTTCCAGCTCGAGGGCGGCGCGATCGCCCAGATCAACTCGTCCTGGACGGTACGGGTCAACCGCGACGAACTCGTCGAGTTCCAGGTCGACGGCACGCACGGCTCGGCGGTCGCGGGTCTGCGCAACTGCCGGGCACAGCACCGCTCCGCCACGCCCAAGCCGGTGTGGAACCCCGACCTGCCGGTCACCGAGTCGTTCCGCGACCAGTGGCAGGAGGTCCCGGACAACACCGACTTCGACAACGGCTTCAAGGCCCAGTGGGAGCTGTTCCTGCGCCACGTGGTCCTCGACGAGCCGTACCACTGGGACCTGATGGCCGGCGCGCGCGGCGTGCAGCTCGCCGAGCTCGGACTGCGGTCGTCGGCGGAGGGCCGGCGGCTCGAGGTGCCGGAGCTGTCGCTGTGA
- a CDS encoding DUF1266 domain-containing protein: MILPIGRRGRSVLSWDHGRAADMARWGLAARYCDPAKAERAVVRAGEVSARVYRSWEDFGAGYAIGRCLHFDEEEFGPWYTEVLDIHKTLTTDPESPWLTVPWQ; encoded by the coding sequence GTGATCCTTCCGATCGGCCGACGGGGGAGGTCCGTCCTCTCGTGGGACCACGGCCGGGCGGCCGACATGGCGCGCTGGGGCCTGGCCGCCCGGTACTGCGATCCGGCGAAGGCCGAACGCGCCGTGGTCCGCGCCGGTGAGGTGAGTGCGAGGGTCTACCGGTCCTGGGAGGACTTCGGAGCCGGGTATGCCATCGGCCGCTGCCTCCACTTCGACGAGGAGGAATTCGGCCCCTGGTACACGGAGGTCCTCGACATCCACAAGACGCTCACCACCGATCCGGAAAGCCCCTGGCTCACCGTTCCCTGGCAGTAG